The following proteins are encoded in a genomic region of Melopsittacus undulatus isolate bMelUnd1 chromosome 8, bMelUnd1.mat.Z, whole genome shotgun sequence:
- the CSGALNACT2 gene encoding chondroitin sulfate N-acetylgalactosaminyltransferase 2: MRMPRRGLVIQARTRWLLVGLALLFSLVLLMYLLECAPQTDDNGSLPGVVGESMGKEYYQALLQEQEEHYQNRATSLKRQIAQLKQELQEMSDKLKSLQEKKSPRVNGMNYQGTKEQSSNDLLEFLHSQIDKAEVSVGAKLPSEYGVIPFESFTSMKVFQLEMGLTRHPEEKPVRKDKRDELVEVIEAGLEVINNPDEEDGQDEDDGVGERQLYSENDFIEGYYRTERDKGTQYELFYKKMDGMEYRHVTLFRPFGPLMKVKSETVDISRSIINIIVPLAGRTEAFAQFMQNFRDVCIHQDKRVHLTVVYFGQDGLSEVKGILESVARETSFHNYTLVSLNEEFNRGRGLDVGARAWEKGEVLMFFCDVDVYFTAEFLNSCRLNAEPGKKVFYPVVFSLYNPAIVYANQEIPAPVEQQLVHKKDSGFWRDFGFGMTCQYRTDFLTVGGFDLEVKGWGGEDVHLYRKYLHGDLIVIRTPVPGLFHLWHEKHCADELTPEQYRMCIQSKAMNEASHSHLGMLVFREEIETHLRKQAYRTNSEAVG, translated from the exons ATGAGAATGCCCAGAAGAGGCTTAGTAATTCAAGCCAGGACTCGTTGGCTATTAGTGGGCCTTGCTTTACTATTCAGTTTAGTCTTGCTTATGTATTTGCTGGAGTGTGCTCCACAAACAGACGATAATGGATCTCTGCCTGGTGTCGTAGGTGAAAGCATGGGTAAAGAATACTATCAAGCTCTCTTGCAGGAGCAAGAAGAGCATTATCAAAACAGAGCTACCAGTCTGAAACGTCAGATTGCCCAGTTAAAGCAAGAGCTTCAGGAAATGAGTGATAAATTGAAATCCCTGCAGGAAAAGAAGAGCCCAAGGGTCAATGGTATGAACTACCAGGGCACCAAAGAACAATCATCCAATGATCTCCTAGAATTTCTTCATTCACAGATTGACAAAGCTGAGGTGAGCGTGGGGGCTAAACTGCCTAGTGAATATGGTGTCATTCCTTTTGAAAGCTTTACATCCATGAAAGTATTTCAGTTGGAAATGGGGCTCACTCGGCATCCAGAAGAGAAACCTGTTAGAAAGGATAAGCGAGATGAATTGGTGGAAGTTATTGAAGCTGGCCTAGAAGTCATCAATAATCCAGATGAAGAAGATGGACAAGATGAAGATGATGGAGTAGGAGAGAGGCAGCTGTATAGTGAAAATGATTTCATAGAAG GTTACTATCGTACAGAAAGAGATAAAGGGACACAGTATGAGCTGTTTTATAAGAAGATGGATGGAATGGAGTACAGGCATGTCACCTTGTTCCGACCTTTTGGACCCCTCATGAAAGTGAAGAGTGAAACAGTCGATATTTCTAGATCAATCATTAACATTATTGTCCCTCTTGCTGGAAGAACTGAGGCATTTGCACAGTTTATGCAAAACTTTAG GGATGTGTGTATTCATCAGGATAAGCGTGTTCACCTCACAGTGGTGTATTTTGGACAAGATGGTCTATCAGAAGTGAAAGGCATCCTAGAATCTGTGGCTAG agaaacAAGCTTCCACAATTACACACTTGTCTCTCTGAATGAGGAATTTAACCGAGGCCGAGGACTTGATGTGGGTGCCAGAGCCTGGGAAAAGGGCGAGGTCCTGATGTTCTTCTGTGATGTTGATGTTTATTTCACAGCTGAGTTCCTCAACAGCTGTCGCTTAAATGCTGAGCCTG GGAAAAAGGTGTTTTATCCTGTGGTATTCAGCCTTTACAATCCTGCTATTGTTTATGCCAACCAAGAGATACCAGCCCCTGTAGAGCAACAACTG GTACACAAGAAGGATTCTGGTTTCTGGCGGGATTTTGGCTTTGGGATGACTTGTCAATATCGAACAGACTTTTTGACTGTTG GGGGTTTTGACTTGGAAGTGAAAGGCTGGGGCGGTGAGGATGTTCACCTTTACAGAAAGTACTTGCACGGTGACCTTATTGTGATCAGGACGCCGGTCCCTGGTCTCTTTCACCTCTGGCATGAGAAGCATTGTGCAGATGAACTCACTCCAGAGCAGTATCGCATGTGTATCCAGTCCAAAGCCATGAATGAGGCCTCTCACTCGCACCTTGGGATGCTGGTCTTCAGGGAGGAGATTGAGACTCACCTCCGTAAGCAGGCTTACAGGACTAACAGTGAAGCAGTGGGTTAA